From the Musa acuminata AAA Group cultivar baxijiao chromosome BXJ3-1, Cavendish_Baxijiao_AAA, whole genome shotgun sequence genome, the window CCCGACAGAATCAAGGTAGAGGTCATAGATGATTCACCAAGCAATGCTTCACATTCCTCGGCTGCATGGTGTGTTGAGATGTGCAGTTTCTCAGCCACTTCTCTCATTATAGgcctttcatcccccttaatgTTCAAACATTTGTTTGCAAGCTCGGCAATTTCTTGAATGACATCCATGTTTTCTCTCCCCATGATTTGATCATCCAATATCTCTTTAAGTCGGCTATCTGTCATTGCTTCAATGAAGCTCCAGGCAAGACCTTTTCCTTGACGACTCCCATCATAATAAATTGcttttttccttgtgatgagctCTACCAAAATTACTCCAAAACTATAGACATCACTCTTTGTTGTCAATTGACGGACTAGCAAGTACTCTGGGTCCAAATAACCAAGAGTTCCTTGAATCATCGTTATGAATTGGGTTTTGTCTACGGTCAGCATCCTCGATGCACCGAAATCTGATATCTTTGGCACGTAGTTATGATCTAAAAGTATGTTGAGTAACTTCACATCTCCATGAACGATCGGAGGGAATGCCGATGAATGCAAGTAAGCGAGTGCTTCTGCGGATTCTCTGGCTATTCGTAGACGAGTAGTCAAGGGAATTAGTTTCCCGTCGTTGCCATGGATGAAGTTGAAGAGAGTTCCATTGGGGATGAACTCATAAACCAACATGGGAATTTCTACTTCCAAGCAACAACCCAAGAGCCTTACAATGTTCTTGTGATTGATCTGAGAAAGAATAATCATCTCTCGTACGAATTCTTCACTTTGGTCCTCGGTGACTACCTTAGATCTCTTGATGGCCACTTCCCTGCCATCGTCTAGGTTTCCTTTATAAACGGTGCCGTGGCCTCCTCGCCCAAGTTCTCGACTTTTATCGAATTTATTTGTTGCCTTCTCTAGATCCTCTTTGGTGAATATTTTGACAGTATCAATTTGTTTTGATCTGATTTCTTCGTATAAGATCAAGCCTCCATTTTGTTGGAAGAATTTATCTTTTTCTCTGCGAAGCTTCCTTCTTTGAAAGGCAAATATTATGCAGAAGATACAAGTAATGAACAAGACAAGCCCAACACAACTGCCTGCACATAGGGATGAGTTTTATGTCAATTATTTTGGAAACTCTTTCGGAGATCCGAATTACAAGTTTCCAAAATCAAAGATCGGTACCGACGAGGCCTATTAATGAAAATTAACATGATAAAGAAATTTCAAGTTTTTGTAAAGTAGAACAACGTATTCAAAATAAAAACTCGAATCcgaatagatttttttttcttctgattgaAGTTTTAAGAGAAGGTTTAAACTTATATGGACGGAAGGATGAGAACTTGCACCTATAACTATCTTCGTTGATGTCAGAATTCCTTGAGCTGGGACAGGAATTCCTTGATCTGGGACAGGAATTCCTTGATCTCGGACACAAGGTTCCGATTTAGGGTCCTTGCTGCTGTGACCTTTTGGGCATGAGCAGCTGTAGTTGCCTAATGTGTTGCTGCACTTTCCATAACATGGATACTGATTTGGTAAGCTGCACTCGTCGATATCTAAGGATTGTCAAAGAATCACAATGATAAATTGTAAGACCATATACAACAATCGAAAACAGGAGAGTTGGGGGAGAGATGCATGCCGACCTTTGCATCCATCTCGGAGGTAAGGATTGCCTTGGAAACCTGTGGAGCAATTGCAGATATAGCCAGGTAGACTGGTGGAGTCGATACAGTCACTGTTGCGGCATGCATACGAAGAAAGGTTTCTCTTAGCATCCTCGCAGGTCTGGTCGCCGGCTACCCAGTCCAGCACGAGTGGGACGACTTGATTGTGCTTGTCTCCGAAGGTGTGGAAGCCGAGGTCGGACTTGTCGAAGGATAACCAGTCCTGCTCGGCAATGAAGGCATAGGCGCAGGGGCTGTAGGTCTTGTAGGAAGAAAGATTGACGAAATGGGCAAGCCCGACCGTGATATTGTCCAGCTGCTTCGGGATGGTTGTCTCGCAGCAGCCGATGCCACGGCACGATCCGCTTTCGATGCTTTTCTCTTCGGAGCAGAAGGAGGCGCAGCCGGTTCCGAATGTATAGTCGTCCCCGTCTAAGAGGATGCCAATGACGTTGCAGCCCATGGTCGTTAACTTGTTCCTCGTGCTGGATACCCTAAACGGAAGGCCACTGAGGTCGAGATTAGATACATTTAAATCCACCACGTCGCCGGTACTGTTGAAGCAAACCCAGGCGACGTAATTCAGCATGTGTGCTTGGCCCTGGAGCAAGGATATGTTCTGAACTGTAATGTTCCTCTCGCGGCCGCCCAAGAAAGCTCTGGGAGTCGCAGAGCCGTTAACGACTTCGCAAGTGACCTCGAAGCCTTCCCTGAAACACCCATCGCCGATGCCGAAGGGGTACGGGATGCTAGTATCGCCGCATGTCTCATTGCAAAGTGGTGACAACACGTTCGGCGACGGCGGTGCCGATGCTGCTGCAGTCGTTGCTTGCAGCTGCATCAACAACAACAGCTGAAACGCGAACAGTGGCAGCGTGGATCCCATCGCTTATGCTTGCTTGAAATTAATGGTACCCTTCAGGCTTCTTTCAGATTTATAAGCCCATAGATGGGGAAGCGAGCTTAATTCCTTCCGAAATCGAGTGACATGGAATAATTCTTCGATCAAACACTCGTTCTGCAGCCCAAGTGACGGCTTGCGAAGACGAAGCCAGGATGCGACAAATGCGAGAAGAGCTTGACGCGTGCAAATTACGAAGCCTGAAGGCTATTGCCGTGATTGGTAGAGGAGGCCTCATCAAAGAAGCACCCTGGAATCCACCCCAGGCGAAGACTAGAACAATTAAAACGCGAAGACCAATGATGGATATAGAAATATAATCTCAAACGCCAACCATCAGTCAAAGGATTTCGTAAATAATAGTTTTTAGTTGTTCTTGCTAAGAACAAAAAAACTGTTGTTCTTATAAATAATAGTATTTAATTGATGCACGTGCTCCTCGATTCTCTAGACTTAGCGTCAACTAAGTCAACTAAGTCACTAAATCCATCTCATAAAATAATTTAGGAGACTCCGATCTGAATTCTTTTACCTTTATAATTTCTAAACATATAATCTATCATAATATTTTCTGTGTTATATATTTATGCCACTTTTAtatatatctttaatattttgcatGATGATTAGCAGAAAAGAAAAGCTGTGGTATGACTTAAACATATGTAGCCTTTGAAATTAATTTTACCTTGTAACAAATAAATCGATTAAATTAGGAGTTGAAGAATGTTTAGATTATTTTATAACTCCAATCACATAATTGTTcttaataaaatatatcaaattccTTTACAAGATAATATGTGAAAACTCTAAAAATCCACTTGCTAACTCAAATTTTCAAACATCTTTTTAGCAtcagtaaataaaaaaaagaaaccttttttttttgttctcataCCATATAATAGGATaattatttaaagaaaaaacttaaacttcatttattataataatttttatttgaagAAAATTGAATATAATAGGTTTTCTATGACCCCTACACCTAGACTTATCGATTGTGATGTTTTGCATTATTGATCATAATAGTCatgtttatatataaatattacacATATGTgtgttaattaaaaaaatattacaccaaaatatatatatatatatatgtgtgtgtgtgtgtgtgtgtgtgtgtgtgtgtgtgtgtgtgtgtgtgtgtgtgtgtgtgtgtgtatgaattaaaaaaatatattataccaaataatatatatactcaAACTTGTGACCTATTACTTATATAACATCACACTAATTAACtcaaatatctaaaaaatatatatataagtaccGTATTACATACCAATAATAAACCTTATTATTGGCAAAATCAAATACTTTCAAAAGAAAATAAGGTATTTCTCTTAAGGAATTTACTCTTGATTATTTGATCCCAAACCTTTTATGTTCTTTTCATCCTAAAAATatacttttcttttatttttcataatttattatttaaattatcatatatttagtttcatacatattttttaatttataagaaaatatttattttttgaacCTGTTTAAGATAACGAAGACGCTTTTCAAGGGATATTTCGGAAAATTCAATTAGACGGACTTtataagataaaaacaaaaaacaaaaataaaaacataataataaaaagaaaaagaaaataaaaacatgaGTTTTAGTAGTGTGAACGGCCGACCGCCGTCTCACTTATATCTCTCTCCTCTTTTGTATTCATCCCTTCGATCTTTAATCCTCTCTTTGCCCTTTTGTCTCCGTACACTACAGAGAACGGCGCTCGCTCGCTCGCCATCAGACCCTAAACGACGCCAGGGTTACCACCACGGGCGGCCCCTCTCGCAGGGGCGTCTCGTGATCGGATGTGCATTAGAAGCCATTGATAGAATACCGTCTTCGCTACTAGATATCGGCGATATTTGCAGGTAGGGTTTTATATATGTAGTCCGCATCCTGTGGTGCACTGAGAATTGATCGTCGTTAATTTTATTTGTTTGTAATTCATCGCATTTGGTAGGTTCAGATGGGTTTAAATTTATCAATTGTTTTCTTTTTGTGTAAATTTGTGATTGAAGGTTCTTCTGTATCGAGAGGCGTGATGCATTTCTTATGTTGTCATATTCTTTGCATCTTTTGGATGGTCAAcacttaaatatttgatatgttcatATGTTGGTGAAATCATAGGCAATTGTTTTCTTGTTGCGTAAATTTGTAACTGAAATTTCTTTCTGTATTGAGAGGTGTGATGCATTTCGTCTATTGTAATCTTCTTTGCATCTTTTGGATGGTCAACACTTGAATATCTGATGTGTTCATATGTTTGTGAAATTATACGCAAGTCTTTTGATATTGCATCTCCGTGATAATTAGTTAATCTTTGCCATGAAAAGGTATTTCCTTTCGGTGGGGATGATCTTCGCCAtgacagttgttgtttgagaactaTTTGGCATTTAATTGTGTTGATTATTTGAGTGTGTTCAGAATAACGGAAGAGTGGTTAAGAGCCCTTAAGTGACACTGAGGTGTGTACCTTGATCTTATGTTAATGCTTGAGAAATTGTTATAACTTGAAAACTCATGTCCTTGCTACATATATGTTTTTTACCTGCCATTTTTTTGGTGTCTATTGTGATATATCATTCATGTTCATGTTTGTCTTTGGGGATCTCCAGGTATTCCATTCATTTCTCTCTGTGTGTATATACATGGCCACAATTTTATTCTTATTAATCTTTTGCTTTGAGATTTTAATTCCTTtgcaatttttaaaatttttggaaacTAGTGGAAAATAAATGTAAGTTCAACTATTTGATTCATATTCATAAGGGTTTACTTTCAATTGGGATGTTCAAAGCATAGCATCTCTAGTTTATGCTTAAGGTGATGAATATTTTAGGAAGTTTTATAATTAGttttatttgttcatatatattgTAAATGTACTTGTCTGTTCTGAATATAGAATTCAATtaaatttcatttatttttattattctaagGGTTAGTAGTCAATGTATGCATTGCACTAATTTTTCACTATTGGTATGTAAATGTGTGTCTAAACACAGATCCTACCTGTATTTAACTTTTTCTACCTGCTGTAAGGTTTTTAAATCTATCAGACTGGTCAAATCAGGATCGAGTTGGCTCAGTCCAAGGTCTTAATTATCTGATCCAATCCTAACTGGTAATCCACTGGACTGGCTAAAGACTGGTCTATTTTTTTGTATGATTACTATCTTGAGCTTTGGTTTGAAAGTCTGATCCAGTTCAGCCCAGAGCTTTTGAGTTTCCTCACAACTTAGAAGACATAGTGGTATCTAGAAATTGGAAGTCCAGCCTAGAACTGTGTTATGCAgtaatttaagaaaaaatattatgcaTATGCAGTTTCTTGATGTGAGAACATACTCATTTTGAAATAAAAAGCCTTCTTCTTCAGTGGAAGGTCTATTATCATCAAGAGAAGACTTGATGGTAGGTTGTTCCCTAGCAATCTCTTCATTTCCCCTGGGGAATATGGTTGTTACTTCTTTTGTTGCAAGTAAAATTAATGGAGTTTAGTTTAGCTCCCTTTTAATGGTAGTTTATGAAGCACTTCTCTCCTTTGGAGAGTAGAAGACTAGTTAGGAGGAGGGAACACATTAAcgttttgtgtaatttacttttgtTTGTAACCAAAGCTGACAGATAGTTCTAGCTGGAGCTTTTTTGACTTCATGAATAGGAACAAATTCTTGTGCTGTACCTGGTGGTATGTTCTAGAAACAAGGACCTCACATTATTTAAAAGTAAGTGGTGCAagaagtagattttcctttatcCATCTGGTCTTTTGATCAAAAGATTTTAACATGAAACAAATTATTGAAGAAAGTTAAAGCAAATTATTTCATATCCTCTGGAGAATACAACGTTTGTTTTCTGTTTGAGGTATTAATTCGCCTATTTTTACCCAAGATCTCAGCATCACAAttcatttttttcaaaatatcACCTGTTTTTACCCAAGATCTCAGCATCACAattcatttttttcaaaattgCAGAGTAAGTGAGCCTCTAGATGCAATATTTCCTCAGTGATTCTTTCAGGTCCTTGGCTTAAAACAAGTTATTTTGTATCCTCTGGAGCATACAATTATTTGTTTGATGTTTGAGACATTAATATACCTATTAAGAATATCACCTGCTTTTACCCAAGATCCCAGTACCACAATTCCATTTCTGTCTAAATTGCAGGGTAAATAAGCCTCTAGATGCGGTATTTccttaatgattctttcaggtccTTGGCTTGTCACATGAGTCCAAAATTCATATATCTGGATGTGAAAAGAAGTATCTGTATCATATTCTTTCTAATATCTGAATGTTTATCTTGGCAACTTCTTATTTTCTCTTTATGTTTTCAAGGTATAAGTTATAAGTTGTGTTTATGTCTAAAAGACGATTCCATACTTTTAGTGCAGCTTGAGTGTTATTGCTGAAAGGTTACGATTACTTAGATATGTCACTTACCTCAAGCAAAAGTCATAAGAATCATGATGTTTGTTATTTTCCTGTTGAATATCTGCAATAAAATTGTTCTGTAGAATGAAAATCATGATTAAAGACCATGCACGGGCACATCATTTTTGTTGATTGTACATTAAAATGTTTACATTTAGGGGTTTCCACTTGAACATGTGGTGCAAATAATTATTTGTCCTCCTTACATTGCTTATCTGGTTGCAACCACAATCTTTTTGTGATTCTGATACATGGTTCAAATTTTTTCATGAATTAATTGATTTGCATCATTGCATGTATATTTGCAATGAATTGAAATTATTTATGGCATATTTTAAAATGGTCAACTATTGCTTTGTCTTTTATTTCAGTACCAATGGGAACAGAACATGTAACAACAGATGTTAGTGGTGCAACTGATGGAATACCTCCAGTTCCACCTGGTTTTTCATCTGCTCGCGTTTCTAAAGCTATTGATGGAATACCTCCAGTTCCACCTGGTTTTTCATCTGCACGTGTTTCTAAAGCTATTGAAGGAATTCCTCCAGTTCCACCTGGTTTTTCATCTGTGCATGTTTCTAAAGCTATTGATCGAATGCCTCCAGTTCCACCTGGTTTTTCGTCTGCGCATGTTTCTAAAGCTATTGATGGAATACCTCCAGTTCCACCTGGTTTTTCATCTCTTACATCATTTACCTTAAAGAGGGTGCAAGATGGTGTGAAGGCTTCTGCAAATGCTTCTTGCAGAGTACATTGCATGATATCAGATGAGAAAtctagaaagaatcttcgatacAGACCCTGGGTAAACTACAGTGAATTTGATAATGGCTCAGGCAAAGAGTGTGACTATGAGGCTTTTGAGCAGGTAAGTAGTTATTTAAGAAGTTGTTTCATCGACAATAAATTAGGTGATGACTGAAACAATGAATCTAATTCACCATTTATTATTAGAACTAATTGATTGCAATTTTTGGTAGAAATCGGACCATAACCTTGTGGTTGGCCCCTGTTTCTGTTGAGGAGATTCTGGGTTCAAATTCTTGTGCAGGTGGTGCCCAATGATTTGGTCTAGTTGGTTCTTTAGGTGGGGGATTAACTCTTATTAGTGAAAGGAACCCTTTTGGAAGGGTAAACAATGTCCATGCATGATGCATTGCTAGTTATTTCATTTGTACTTGGTAGTTGGTAGTTGGTACCATGTTCAATGCCAGTTCTCattctttttattgttgtcacAAACTTATATACACCTTTACATTGGTTGCTTGTAATGCATAAGTATTTATTTCTCCTTGTAGGATATTCCTTCAACCCCTTGCCTACCAAAAGGGGTTATTCGAGGATGTACTGAATGTAAAACATGTCAGAAGGTAGTTCAACATCATCATGTCTCTTCTTGCTCTTTCTTATTGCTCTGGGAGGACTCGTTAATTATTACTAAGTTGAATGATGAGTCTCATAACAGGTCATAGCAAGATGGCATCCACAAGATGCGTGCAAGCCTACCCTTGATGAAGCTCCTGTATTCTATCCAAGTGAAGAGGTTCGTGTTGTCTATTAAAAGATTTTTAAAGCCTAGGCTGATAATTTAGTTCTTTGAGCATACATTGTTTTAGTTGACTGCTTATTTTGGTTTTATGAACAGGAATTTAGAGATACCCTGGAatatatttcaagtgtttgccaaagagCCCAAAAGTATGGAATTTGTCGAATTGTTCCACCCTCTTCTTGGAGACCACATTGCCTTCTCAAAGAGAAGAATGTGTGggaaaatttaaaatttacaaCTCGTGTTCAGCCAGTGGACAAACTTCAAAATCGTGATTCTTTGAAGAAGATCAATGGAAACCATAACATTATGaggacaaaaaaacaaaaacatcagGAATTGAGGGATAATAGTGATGAGAATATTACAAAAGTTAATCGACAAAGGTACCATAACAGTTCGGAGAGGTTTGGATTTGAAACTGGTCCGGATTTCACTCTGGAAACATTTCAAAAATATGCAGATGACTTCAAGGAGCAGTACTTTCACACAAATGCAGACTTTGATGTAATATCTGGTCAACAGGAACCATCAGTAGAGAATATTGAAGGTGAATATTGGCGGATAGTAGAGAAGTCAACTGAGGAGATTGAGGTGCTATTCTAGGTTTCACAAACCGTAACGGATCTTGTTGTGCATGAGTGTTTCTGTTGATTATAGTATTATGAGATGCATTTCATACTTAGCATAAAATTGCAAAAATATTTGGACTTGTCTCTTCTTCCAATACATGTGTTCTTTACAATGAGATGAAGTTTCTTACTGATAGAAAATTAGTACATATTAATTGACAAGAGTGCTGTTATCATGCTAGCTCAAGGAATAATAACTTGTATATATTTCTTGACTTTTGGATTTTGTTATTTTGACAGTTTAAGAATATTGCATTAATCAAAACTACTGATTTTATCTGCTAGATATGCCTTGATCTATTATGGTAAAGTTCCTTTTTTTAGGTACTCTACGGTGCTGATTTGGACACAGGTGTTTTTGGCAGTGGTTTTCCCAAAGCATCATTCTCTTTACAAAATTCTGAAATTGATGATCAACATATAAATTCTGGTTGGAACCTAAACAACCTAGCTCGGCTTCCAGGCTCTATGCTATGTTTTGAAAGTGGAGAGATTCCTGGTGTTCTAGTGCCATGGTTGTATATAGGAATGTGTTTTTCCTCATTTTGTTGGGTAAGATTGTTGATCTTCAGTTATTATTACAAAAGTAATGTCTTTTGCATCTGGTGAATCTTTTCTTATCTAGGAACGGTTAGACCTTGTTACAATTTTCTGGTTTATGTTATAACTGTTACCTTTTTTTTCCTACAGCATGTTGAAGATCACCACTTATACTCATTGAATTACTTGCACTGGGGTTCTCCCAAAATTTGGTATGGGGTCCCAGGAAAATATGCGTCAAAGTTAGAAGATACTATGAAAAAGCATCTACCAGACCAATTCGAAGAACAACCAGACTTGCTTCACAATCTTGTAATAACTTTTTGCCTTATGTTTTCTCTCTGCAAGAATGTTATCTTGGGAAGATGATGTTTTCTAGCTTTTTTTCTGTCAGAAATTCAACTGGAAAATATTCAGCATGTCTGGTATATACTTCATAGCTAACTACaagtttatatcattttaaaatgaCTACTTTCTGTCTGATCCTCTTTTCTAGGTAACCCAATTTTCACCCTCACTGTTAAGATTAGAAGGTGTACCTGTTTACCGGTGTGTTCAGAGGCCAGGAGAGTTTGTTCTCACTTTCCCTCGGGCTTATCACGCTGGTTTTAATTGTGGATTCAATTGTGCAGAAGCTGTAAATGTGGCTCCTCTTGATTGGTTACCTCATGGGCAGAATGCTGTGGAACTTTATCGTGAACAGGGCCGAAAAATATCAATATCCCATGACAAGTTGTTGCTAGGAGCTGCAAGGGAAGCTGTTAGAGCCCACTGGAATTTACTGTTCTTCAGGAAAAACCCCTCAGTTAATGCAAGATGGAAAAAGTTTTGCTCATCAGATGGCATCCTTGCAAAGACACTTAAGGTGAACTTTATACTTGACATAATTATGCTGTTCTTCAGTGTCCTCACAACTAATTTCTTTGTTAATTAGGCACGCATTGAGATGGAATGCATGAGAAGAAAATACCTTTGCTCATCTCGGTCACAGAAAATGGATACTGATTTTGATTCTAATAATGAAAGAGAATGTGTTCTGTGCCACTATGATTTGCATCTTTCTGCTGCTAGTTGTCTGTGTTCACCAGATAGGTTTGCTTGCCTGATTCATGCAAAAAATTTATGCTCGTGTGCTTGGAACACACGGATATTTTTATTCCGTTATGATACCAGAGAATTGAATGTCCTATTGGATGCTTTGGGAGGGAAGCCGAGTGCAGTTCATAGATGGGGCAGTTTTGATCTTGGGCTAAGCTTGAGTTCATACATCTCAAGAGAGAAAACACATGAACCAAATCTTATAGGTATGACTGACAAAGAAGGAAGAGAGCAAAAGGATATTGAACCTGTTACAAAGGAGCCTAGCCTTGGGATGGACAAAAAATTTGATTTGGGAAATCCAAATATGACCTCATCATCCTTTTTGGATCAGCAACTTTTATCGGAAGGTCCCCGGAACACCACTTTGCTGCAAAACAATTCTAAATCAATGGGTGAGGTAAAGAAATTCAGCTCCTCACTTTCTAAGATATCTGGGATAGAACTGATTGAATCTTCTGCTGAG encodes:
- the LOC135582632 gene encoding putative lysine-specific demethylase JMJ16 isoform X1 is translated as MGTEHVTTDVSGATDGIPPVPPGFSSARVSKAIDGIPPVPPGFSSARVSKAIEGIPPVPPGFSSVHVSKAIDRMPPVPPGFSSAHVSKAIDGIPPVPPGFSSLTSFTLKRVQDGVKASANASCRVHCMISDEKSRKNLRYRPWVNYSEFDNGSGKECDYEAFEQDIPSTPCLPKGVIRGCTECKTCQKVIARWHPQDACKPTLDEAPVFYPSEEEFRDTLEYISSVCQRAQKYGICRIVPPSSWRPHCLLKEKNVWENLKFTTRVQPVDKLQNRDSLKKINGNHNIMRTKKQKHQELRDNSDENITKVNRQRYHNSSERFGFETGPDFTLETFQKYADDFKEQYFHTNADFDVISGQQEPSVENIEGEYWRIVEKSTEEIEVLYGADLDTGVFGSGFPKASFSLQNSEIDDQHINSGWNLNNLARLPGSMLCFESGEIPGVLVPWLYIGMCFSSFCWHVEDHHLYSLNYLHWGSPKIWYGVPGKYASKLEDTMKKHLPDQFEEQPDLLHNLVTQFSPSLLRLEGVPVYRCVQRPGEFVLTFPRAYHAGFNCGFNCAEAVNVAPLDWLPHGQNAVELYREQGRKISISHDKLLLGAAREAVRAHWNLLFFRKNPSVNARWKKFCSSDGILAKTLKARIEMECMRRKYLCSSRSQKMDTDFDSNNERECVLCHYDLHLSAASCLCSPDRFACLIHAKNLCSCAWNTRIFLFRYDTRELNVLLDALGGKPSAVHRWGSFDLGLSLSSYISREKTHEPNLIGMTDKEGREQKDIEPVTKEPSLGMDKKFDLGNPNMTSSSFLDQQLLSEGPRNTTLLQNNSKSMGEVKKFSSSLSKISGIELIESSAEKVAILLNGNEHKGTNGVVSDKMTAESPEKNTDMFSRQTDCDDKTTSHAHKDKILLVPQTNVLLANEKDLLAGPEVSRNKLKVILVDDDEQVEENCREVLSNLHGQQLFEFLPGKESECVRSSARVTVAKQSADMLPENEASDCGTEPIHLQIIQNYGRGEPEDKRKKVQSEFNSEVNLDRSNSSTEIQPCTQRNLDICNYEKMGPQMEKVVKISNCNIEVLVYGIVLSGKLWSTCHRIFPKGYRSRVKYISILDPTQMCYYISEILDAGLLGPLFMVVVEQCPSEVFLHVSATKCWDMVRERVNQEIQKQQKMATLNLPSLQPPGSVDGLEMFGLLSPAVIQAIEELDCNHVCTEYWTATPNASNQSDIAIMATDHRPSVRPTEQHTPPQPAASKLAVRCLFKKANPEELHALRSLLPDNDLANASLQELVQLINDEIACRLSRRKHPKY
- the LOC135582632 gene encoding lysine-specific demethylase JMJ703-like isoform X3, which produces MGTEHVTTDVSGATDGIPPVPPGFSSARVSKAIDGIPPVPPGFSSARVSKAIEGIPPVPPGFSSVHVSKAIDRMPPVPPGFSSAHVSKAIDGIPPVPPGFSSLTSFTLKRVQDGVKASANASCRVHCMISDEKSRKNLRYRPWVNYSEFDNGSGKECDYEAFEQDIPSTPCLPKGVIRGCTECKTCQKVIARWHPQDACKPTLDEAPVFYPSEEEFRDTLEYISSVCQRAQKYGICRIVPPSSWRPHCLLKEKNVWENLKFTTRVQPVDKLQNRDSLKKINGNHNIMRTKKQKHQELRDNSDENITKVNRQRYHNSSERFGFETGPDFTLETFQKYADDFKEQYFHTNADFDVISGQQEPSVENIEGEYWRIVEKSTEEIEVLYGADLDTGVFGSGFPKASFSLQNSEIDDQHINSGWNLNNLARLPGSMLCFESGEIPGVLVPWLYIGMCFSSFCWHVEDHHLYSLNYLHWGSPKIWYGVPGKYASKLEDTMKKHLPDQFEEQPDLLHNLVTQFSPSLLRLEGVPVYRCVQRPGEFVLTFPRAYHAGFNCGFNCAEAVNVAPLDWLPHGQNAVELYREQGRKISISHDKLLLGAAREAVRAHWNLLFFRKNPSVNARWKKFCSSDGILAKTLKARIEMECMRRKYLCSSRSQKMDTDFDSNNERECVLCHYDLHLSAASCLCSPDRFACLIHAKNLCSCAWNTRIFLFRYDTRELNVLLDALGGKPSAVHRWGSFDLGLSLSSYISREKTHEPNLIGMTDKEGREQKDIEPVTKEPSLGMDKKFDLGNPNMTSSSFLDQQLLSEGPRNTTLLQNNSKSMGEVKKFSSSLSKISGIELIESSAEKVAILLNGNEHKGTNGVVSDKMTAESPEKNTDMFSRQTDCDDKTTSHAHKDKILLVPQTNVLLANEKDLLAGPEVSRNKLKVILVDDDEQVEENCREVLSNLHGQQLFEFLPGKESECVRSSARVTVAKQSADMLPENEASDCGTEPIHLQIIQNYGRGEPEDKRKKVQSEFNSEVNLDRSNSSTEIQPCTQRNLDICNYEKMGPQMEKVVKISNCNIEVLVYGIVLSGKLWSTCHRIFPKGYRSRVKYISILDPTQMCYYISEILDAGLLGPLFMVVVEQCPSEVFLHVSATKCWDMVRERVNQEIQKQQKMATLNLPSLQPPGSVDGLEMFGLLSPAVIQFFHSR
- the LOC135582632 gene encoding putative lysine-specific demethylase JMJ16 isoform X2 → MGTEHVTTDVSGATDGIPPVPPGFSSARVSKAIDGIPPVPPGFSSARVSKAIEGIPPVPPGFSSVHVSKAIDRMPPVPPGFSSAHVSKAIDGIPPVPPGFSSLTSFTLKRVQDGVKASANASCRVHCMISDEKSRKNLRYRPWVNYSEFDNGSGKECDYEAFEQDIPSTPCLPKGVIRGCTECKTCQKVIARWHPQDACKPTLDEAPVFYPSEEEFRDTLEYISSVCQRAQKYGICRIVPPSSWRPHCLLKEKNVWENLKFTTRVQPVDKLQNRDSLKKINGNHNIMRTKKQKHQELRDNSDENITKVNRQRYHNSSERFGFETGPDFTLETFQKYADDFKEQYFHTNADFDVISGQQEPSVENIEGEYWRIVEKSTEEIEVLYGADLDTGVFGSGFPKASFSLQNSEIDDQHINSGWNLNNLARLPGSMLCFESGEIPGVLVPWLYIGMCFSSFCWHVEDHHLYSLNYLHWGSPKIWYGVPGKYASKLEDTMKKHLPDQFEEQPDLLHNLVTQFSPSLLRLEGVPVYRCVQRPGEFVLTFPRAYHAGFNCGFNCAEAVNVAPLDWLPHGQNAVELYREQGRKISISHDKLLLGAAREAVRAHWNLLFFRKNPSVNARWKKFCSSDGILAKTLKARIEMECMRRKYLCSSRSQKMDTDFDSNNERECVLCHYDLHLSAASCLCSPDRFACLIHAKNLCSCAWNTRIFLFRYDTRELNVLLDALGGKPSAVHRWGSFDLGLSLSSYISREKTHEPNLIGMTDKEGREQKDIEPVTKEPSLGMDKKFDLGNPNMTSSSFLDQQLLSEGPRNTTLLQNNSKSMGEVKKFSSSLSKISGIELIESSAEKVAILLNGNEHKGTNGVVSDKMTAESPEKNTDMFSRQTDCDDKTTSHAHKDKILLVPQTNVLLANEKDLLAGPEVSRNKLKVILVDDDEQVEENCREVLSNLHGQQLFEFLPGKESECVRSSARVTVAKQSADMLPENEASDCGTEPIHLQIIQNYGRGEPEDKRKKVQSEFNSEVNLDRSNSSTEIQPCTQRNLDICNYEKMGPQMEKVVKISNCNIEVLVYGIVLSGKLWSTCHRIFPKGYRSRVKYISILDPTQMCYYISEILDAGLLGPLFMVVVEQCPSEVFLHVSATKCWDMVRERVNQEIQKQQKMATLNLPSLQPPGSVDGLEMFGLLSPAVIQLTIYTLTTHAGQVSLDVSPHQGAMLSKLLKARLAQPRGFRWL